Genomic DNA from Pirellulales bacterium:
CGTGAGCCACCTTCACGCGGTGGTCGGCGTTCGTGAAGTCGTGGCCGCCCAGCAGGTTCGTGGTGTTGCTGAAGAGCCGCGACCCCATCGCGTTGCACTGCCCGGTGATTGAATTAGCGCCGGTGCCGCGGCGACCGATGTTGCCCGTCATGAGCGCCAGATTGATCAGGCTCTGCGCGGTGCGAACACCCTGATGGCTCTGATTCACGCCCATCGTCCACCAGAACGAGACGCGCCGGCCCTCGTGGATCTTGCGGGCCAATTCGTGCATCGTGTCGGCCGAGATTCCCGTCGCCGCCGCGACGCGCTCGGGCGTAAAGGGGGCAACGAACGCGGCGAACTCTGCGAAGCCGTTCGTATGCGCGTCGATATACTCGCGGTCGATCCAGTTCTCGGCGATCAAGATCTGGGCGAGGCCGTAGAACAATTCCAGATCAGACTTCGGCCGCAGCGCGATGTGCTGCGTCGCTTGCATCGCCGTCTCGGTCCGCCGCGGATCGACGACGATGATCTCGGGGCGATGCGGATTCCGCAACACGCGATGCCAAAGGATCGGATGCGCGATGCACACGTTCGCCCCCACGAACACCATCACGTCCGATTCCTCGAGATCGGCGTACGTGTAGGGCGGGGCGTCGAAGCCGAACGACTCTTTGTACGCGACCACGGCGGTGGCCATGCATTGCCGCGTGTTGCCGTCGCCGTGGAGCATGCCCATGCCGAATTTCGCCAGCGAACCGAGCAGGGCCATCTCCTCGGTCGGAATCTGGCCGGTGCTCAAGAAGGCGACCGAGTGCTCGCCGAATCGAGATTGCACGTCGCGAAGCCGGCGGACGAACGTCTTGAGGGCCGTGTCCCAATCGACTGGCCGCATTTGATCGCGATGGTCTCGAATCAGCGGCGTGACAGCCCGATCCGGCGAGTCGAGCACCGCCAGGCTTTCCCAGCCTTTGGGGCAGGCCGTGCCGAGGTTGACCGGGTAAGCGACCGTCGGCGTGAGATTGATCGCTTCACCGCCGCGGAGATGGATGTCGAGCGAACAGCCGGTCGAGCAGAAGCCGCAAATCGTCCGGGTGGTCGTGGTGGGAAGCCGGTTG
This window encodes:
- a CDS encoding molybdopterin-dependent oxidoreductase codes for the protein MSRRYDSGASTSSTGLLGRLRGLLHAPSGPLTRQLQQSEAGFGLGRLPANRLPTTTTRTICGFCSTGCSLDIHLRGGEAINLTPTVAYPVNLGTACPKGWESLAVLDSPDRAVTPLIRDHRDQMRPVDWDTALKTFVRRLRDVQSRFGEHSVAFLSTGQIPTEEMALLGSLAKFGMGMLHGDGNTRQCMATAVVAYKESFGFDAPPYTYADLEESDVMVFVGANVCIAHPILWHRVLRNPHRPEIIVVDPRRTETAMQATQHIALRPKSDLELFYGLAQILIAENWIDREYIDAHTNGFAEFAAFVAPFTPERVAAATGISADTMHELARKIHEGRRVSFWWTMGVNQSHQGVRTAQSLINLALMTGNIGRRGTGANSITGQCNAMGSRLFSNTTNLLGGHDFTNADHRVKVAH